The genomic DNA ACATACTGAATAATCGGCGTTTTCCGGCTCCGACTTTAGCCGACGGGCAACGATTTCCCCCGAAGAGGACGTGCGCCGATAGTTGCAAGGATTCTGCCAAGCTCGGACTTCACCCCGTTGATCGCACGAAGGTCACATCCAACACCCCGCAAAAACGTGATTTTATTTTTCCATTGCGCTGCTTGCCAGATTCGATCCCGGGCGATCGGTTCCTTCCCGGCTCCAATCGTCAAAAGTTCGACCCCCTGTTGTTTGAAACACGCCGTATTGACCCCGTGTCCGGGCTATTATACGTTCCCGGCACATTTTCACCACCGAAACTCCCTTGAAGGAACCGTCTTATGGAGCAAATCGACCGTCCCTGGCTCAAATCATATGATCCGGATGTTCCGCCGACTCTGGATTACGAAAAAATTCCGCTGTTCAAGTTTCTGGATAGAGCGGCGCACAAGTGGCCCAAACGCAAGGCCATCGTTTTCCGCAACTGGTCGATAACCTACGCCAAGCTCAAGACGCAGACCGAAATCGTCGCGGCCAACCTCCGCGCCGCAGGCCTCCGCAAGGGGGATCGGGTGGCGCTCATGCTGCCCAACCTGCCACAGTCCATTGTCGCCTTCTGGGGCGTGCTCCGCGCCGGAGGCGTAGGGGTCATGACCAACCCCCTGTACATGGAAACCGAGATCATCCACCAGTTCAACGACGCCGGAGTGCGCTTCTGCATCACTCTGGACCTGCTCTGGCCCAAGCTCTCCAAGCTCCGCGATTCCCTGCCCGTAGAAAAATTCTTCGTGACCACCATCGGCGAGGGACTGCGATTCCCCCTGAACCTGCTCTACGCCCTACAGGCCAGAAAAAGCGGCACCAACCGCAAGGTTCCCTTCGACGGCAGGACCGTGTTTCCCTTCAAGTCCCTGACCAAGGGACACGAACGGTTCACCAACGAACGGGTGGACGCCGAGGACACCGCCCTGCTGCAATACACCGGCGGAACCACGGGCGTGGCCAAGGGCTGCATCCTGACCCATTCCAACATCGGCGCGAACATGCAACAGTGCCAGTCCATGATGCACACCCTGGGCAAGAAGCGGGAGACATTCCTCGGCATCCTGCCCTATTTCCATATATATGGGCTGACCACCTGCCTGACCTGGCCCACCAGCCTGGGCGCGACGCTCGCCCCGTTCCCCCGCTACGTGCCGCTGGACGTGCTCAAGGGCATCGACAAGCTCAAACCCACTGTTTTCCCCGGCGCGCCCGCCCTCTACATCTCCCTGCTCCAGCAAAAGGACATCGACAAATACGACCTCCAGTCCATTGAGGTCTGTGTGTCCGGCTCCGCGCCCATGCCCGTGGACTACATGGAACAATTCCTGAAGCGTTCCGGCACAGCCATCACCGAGGGATACGGACTGACCGAAGCCTCGCCGGTGACGCACTTCAATCCGTTGCAGGGCAAAAGCAAGAACGGCTCCATCGGCCTGCCCTTCCCCGACACGGACGCCAAGATCGTGGACATGGAAGTGGGCGGCGACCCCCTCCCCCCGGGCAAACGCGGCGAACTGGTCATCCGCGGCCCGCAGGTAATGAAGGGGTACTACAACCGTCCCGACGCCACGGCCGACGTGCTCCGCAACGGCTGGCTCTACACCGGCGACATCGCCACCATGGATGAAGAAGGCTACTTCTACATCGTGGACCGCAAAAAAGACCTCATTATCTCGGGTGGTTACAACATCTATCCCCGCGAGATCGACGAGGTTTTGCACTCCCACCCCAAAATCAAGGAGGCCGTGTCCGTTGGCATCCCGCACGAAGGCCGAGGCGAAATCGTCAAGGCTTTCGTGGTGGTCCAGGACGGCGAAGATCTGTCCCGCAGCGACGTCATCGGCTTCTGTCGCGAAAAGCTGGCCAACTACAAGGTCCCGCGCCAGGTGGAGTTCCGCAAGGACCTGCCCAAGACCATGGTAGGCAAGGTCCTGCGCCGCGCCCTGCGCGAGGAGGAAGAGGCCAAGGCGGAGGCCAAACGGAAACGCAAGGCCGAGCGCAAGGCCGAAAAGGACGGAAAGTCCGGCGAGTAACGACCGGCCTCCCGGCCGAACACGATCGCAAGAAAGCCGGTTCCCT from Pseudodesulfovibrio thermohalotolerans includes the following:
- a CDS encoding long-chain-fatty-acid--CoA ligase; translated protein: MEQIDRPWLKSYDPDVPPTLDYEKIPLFKFLDRAAHKWPKRKAIVFRNWSITYAKLKTQTEIVAANLRAAGLRKGDRVALMLPNLPQSIVAFWGVLRAGGVGVMTNPLYMETEIIHQFNDAGVRFCITLDLLWPKLSKLRDSLPVEKFFVTTIGEGLRFPLNLLYALQARKSGTNRKVPFDGRTVFPFKSLTKGHERFTNERVDAEDTALLQYTGGTTGVAKGCILTHSNIGANMQQCQSMMHTLGKKRETFLGILPYFHIYGLTTCLTWPTSLGATLAPFPRYVPLDVLKGIDKLKPTVFPGAPALYISLLQQKDIDKYDLQSIEVCVSGSAPMPVDYMEQFLKRSGTAITEGYGLTEASPVTHFNPLQGKSKNGSIGLPFPDTDAKIVDMEVGGDPLPPGKRGELVIRGPQVMKGYYNRPDATADVLRNGWLYTGDIATMDEEGYFYIVDRKKDLIISGGYNIYPREIDEVLHSHPKIKEAVSVGIPHEGRGEIVKAFVVVQDGEDLSRSDVIGFCREKLANYKVPRQVEFRKDLPKTMVGKVLRRALREEEEAKAEAKRKRKAERKAEKDGKSGE